A stretch of the Nematostella vectensis chromosome 1, jaNemVect1.1, whole genome shotgun sequence genome encodes the following:
- the LOC5520300 gene encoding thimet oligopeptidase, whose product MADAGQALAHFKWDLSPKDIAEKTEALIKKAREVYDKVGSLKPEEVTYENCLKALASSERDYSSNKSILDFPQHMSTDKDVRAASTEADRKLSDFEVEMSMRKDIFDNLVAFKENNKQPISAEAQRVLDKLIKLGRRNGLHLPVDKQNEIKSIKKKLSDLGIDFNRNCNEENTKLYFTKEELAGLPDDFVNSLDKREDGKLEVSLKYPHYFPCMRKASNPETRRQLEFAFNRRCMEENTKILEELVVLRKKRSDILGYATHSDYITEMRMSKSAANVSKFLSDLAIKLHPLADAELKTMLDLKEQECKQLGHPYDGKINYWDMRYYMTMVEEKNYVIDHNKLKEYFPLAVVTKGLLDIYQDLLGLRFLEIKKPHVWHEDVQLFSVEDVSTSTIIGYFYLDLFPREGKFSHAACFGLQPGCLLDDGSRQLSVAAMEANFTRPSEERPSLLTHQEVETFFHEFGHVMHQICAKAEFALFSGTNVERDFVEAPSQMLENWCWEKEPLRRMSAHFKDKSPIPDEMLDKLIASRNANAGVFNLRQILLGTFDQEIHTSPQVVDTAKVFASLSDEILHIPATPGTNMPASFGHLAGGYDAQYYGYLWSEVFCMDMFYSRFKEEGIMSTKVGMDYRRCILEPGGSIDATEMLKNFLGREPSQEAFLVSKGLQV is encoded by the exons ATGGCTGACGCCGGTCAAGCTCTCGCACATTTCAAATGGGATCTATCCCCCAAAGACATCGCTGAAAAGACAGaagcattgataaaaaaagcacGAGAAGTCTACGATAAGGTTGGGTCTTTGAAACCAGAGGAAGTCACGTATGAGAATTGCCTGAAA GCCCTAGCAAGTAGCGAGAGGGACTACTCTTCAAATAAGTCTATACTGGATTTCCCCCAGCACATGTCAACTG ACAAGGATGTGAGAGCAGCAAGTACAGAGGCAGACAGGAAGCTATCTGATTTTGAGGTAGAGATGAG CATGAGAAAGGACATATTTGATAATCTTGTTGCATTCAAG GAGAACAACAAGCAGCCAATATCTGCAGAAGCTCAAAGAGTACTTGACAAGCTTATCAAACTTGGAAGGCGAAATG GTCTTCATCTCCCAGTTGACAAACAGAATGAAATCAAGAGCATAAAGAAGAAACTCAGTGATTTGGGTATCGATTTCAATCGAAACTGTAATGAAGAAAACACAAAGCTCTACTTCACTAAAGAGGAACTAG cTGGCCTTCCTGACGATTTCGTCAACAGCTTGGATAAG AGAGAAGATGGAAAGCTGGAAGTGTCCTTAAAATATCCCCATTACTTTCCCTGTATGCGGAAAGCTTCAAATCCTGAGACACGCCGTCAGTTGGAGTTTGCTTTCAACAGAAG gtgtaTGGAGGAAAATACCAAGATTCTGGAGGAGCTTGTTGTTTTGAGGAAGAAG CGATCAGACATTCTTGGCTATGCAACTCATTCTGACTATATCACTGAG ATGCGCATGTCAAAGTCTGCTGCAAATGTCTCAAAATTCCTGTCAGATCTTGCCATCAAGCTGCACCCCCTTGCAGATGCTGAGCTGAAAACCATGCTTGACTTGAAGGAGCAAGAA TGTAAACAGCTTGGACACCCATATGATGGTAAGATTAACTACTGGGACATGCGGTATTATATGACCATGGTGGAGGAGAAAAACTATGTTATAGACCACAACAAGCTCAAGGAATACTTCCCACTCGCTGTAGTCACTAAAG gGCTTCTGGATATCTACCAG GACCTTCTTGGACTGCGATTCTTAGAAATCAAGAAACCTCATGTTTGGCATGAAGATGTTCAATTA TTTAGTGTCGAGGATGTTTCAACTTCCACCATCAttggttatttttatttggatTTGTTCCCAAGAGAGGGAAAGTTCAGTCATGCTGCTTGCTTTGGTCTCCAG CCTGGATGCCTTTTAGATGATGGAAGTAGACAG CTTTCTGTTGCTGCCATGGAAGCTAATTTCACTCGGCCAAGTGAAGAAAGACCATCTCTTCTTACTCACCAAGAG GTAGAGACTTTTTTCCATGAATTTGGTCATGTGATGCACCAGATCTGTGCCAAAGCAGAATTTGCCCTTTTCAG TGGGACGAATGTGGAACGTGACTTTGTCGAAGCTCCCTCACAGATGCTGGAAAACTGGTGCTGGGAAAAGGAACCACTGCGTCGCATGTCTGCACACTTCAAAG ATAAGAGCCCCATTCCAGATGAGATGCTTGACAAGCTTATTGCATCGAGAAATGCAAATGCTGGTGTATTCAATCTGAGACAG ATACTTCTGGGCACTTTTGACCAAGAGATTCACACTTCGCCACAG GTGGTTGACACTGCAAAAGTGTTTGCAAGTCTATCTGATGAAATCCTTCATATTCCTGCCACTCCAG gGACAAATATGCCTGCATCATTTGGACACTTGGCAGGAGGCTATGATGCCCAGTACTATGGATACTTG TGGAGTGAGGTGTTCTGCATGGATATGTTCTATTCCCGCTTCAAGGAGGAGGGGATAATGAGTACCAAGGTCGGTATGGACTACCGCAGATGCATCCTTGAACCTGGTGGTTCTATT GATGCAACAGAGATGCTGAAGAACTTTCTAGGTCGGGAGCCTTCCCAGGAGGCATTCCTGGTGAGCAAAGGTCTCCAAGTGTGA